The Archaeoglobaceae archaeon DNA segment GCAGTCTTGAAGCGATAACCAGTGCTGCCACAGAAGTTTTTCCGAGTCCTGTGGGCAGTATAACAAGTGTATTTTTAAGCAAGGCATTCATTGCTATTGCAATCTGATATAGCCTTCTTTCGAGAGTCATCTCTTTGATCAGCGGATGAGCAACAAATTCCACAAGTTCTCATTGACATTTATCAAATAAATCGTTTACCCTTGAATCGCCCAGCTCCGTTGAATTCTCGGATTAATAAAAAAGTATAAATAGTCATAAGTTTAAAGAAAGACATGCTTAGCTGGAGAGAAATGCTCAGAGAGGTTGTTCTTTCGATCGTAATGGTTTTCTCTGCAGCGGCTCTCGTCTATCAGTGGCTGTCGATGTATAATCGATTTGAACCAACTCTCGTTTTTCTCGCTGCACTACTTATGACAAGCTTGGCAATGTTATTAATTACCGTAGAAATGAGAATGAGAGAAATGACTGAAGAATTCCAGAGTGTTAAAAGAACTATTGTAATAAGCTCAGATGAACTCGAAGATAGGATCTCGAGAGCAATTAGACCCGAATTGAGGGAGCTTGGAGAGAGGATAGATGCTTTACAGAGAAAACTATTTAGATAAACTATTTAAGCCATTCCACTTTCTTATCTTGGAGGTGTCGCTCTGGGGGAGGAGGAAGTAATAAGAGTAAAACTTCCAGACAAACGTAAAGGCGAAATGTTTGGTATTGTCACTTCAATGCTTGGTGCGGGACATATCAAGGTAAGATGTGAAGATGGTGTTGAAAGGCTGGGAAGGATTCCGGGTAAAATGAGAAAGAAGATCTGGATTAAAGAAGGAGACGTTGTAATAGTAGTTCCTTGGCCGTTTCAGAAGGATCGTGCAGATATAATCTGGCGCTACACAAACCCACAGGTTGAATGGCTTGAAAGAAGAGGCTATTTAAAATTTTAAATAAAAATTTTAAGATGTTTTACCCTTTCCGTATTCTTTTGCAAGCTTTTCAATCTGCTCTTTTGTCAAAGGTTCTGCACAGCAGATCTGCATAACATCGGACTCACTCTTTACATAAGTCCAGTTCCACGGTTCAGGCTTTACGGGATTTGAAGGGTCCCCAATGTAGGTGATATAGTCAAATTTAAGAGCCGACTTCCAGTCTTCGGGCAGAGGAACGACTCCTCGAATTATTGAAAGGCTCTTGTTGGTTTCGTTCCATCTGGTCATCACTATATTCCCGGTGGCAAGATAGTTTTTGATGATCTCATTTCCATGGCACTCATCACATTTCTTTGCCTTCTCGCTGATAGAGTGTGAGTAGAACGGCTGTATTGTTACGAAGGTCTTATTGTGATACACTGCAGTCATGAAATTTGCAGGATACACTTTACCGTTGTAGTTAACAAGTATTTCGAATCCGGCGAATGGTCGAAAAGCTCTTTTCTGATGCTTTTCAGCGCTATCGAGATGGCAGTTGTAACAGGCTATGACTGTAGTTTGATGGCAGGAAGTGCAGTAAACCTTTCCATGCAGATTATGAACAGCACTACCGTTGTATTGATGGCAATCCGTGCACTCAACTCTTGTCTCTCTTTTTAGTAGAGTAGGATAATGATTTCCATCCCCCATCACATCTTCTTTGCTGTGACAGTCCATACAACCCATTCCTCTATGAACATCACTGAGATTAAGCACTGCAATCTCAGTTCTCTGCCTTGCGTGGCATTCTAAACATCTTGAATCGTTCACTTTGTCTCCCGGAGTTATATGACAGTCGTAGCAGTCTGGAGTGTAAGTTTCAGTTGAAATCGGATCACCGTTCGCCTTTGTGTTTGCATGACACTTAATGCAACCAAAATCGTCTATGGGCTTTCCTGTTATCAGCTCCGCTCCTCCATGTTCTGCAGAATAGAATGTTATTTTTCCTTGCCTTGTATAATGCAAACTTGTGTAAAAGTTTTTATTCCAGTCTACTTTTGCTTCAGGGACAGTTTCAGGAACTATCGATGGCTGAGAACAGCCAAGAAATAATATAACCCCGACGATCATACCCATTAACAGGAGCAGACTTGCAAATCTCATGTTAAAACTGAATGTGTTTTTTAGTTATAAATCTTTCCCAGTTTTGAACTTGTATGAAATCGAAGAGTAGACAGCAAAAAAGATATGCAATGGTTCAGCTAAGTAAGCATGGAGTTAATCAGGATGCTAAAAGAAATCAAGCAGAAAAGAGCCTTTGTTTTTGGTATGGGTGGTGGAGGAGACATAGTAAGCACGATTCCCGTTGCAAATTTCCTTAGACTTTTTGAATTTGATGTTATCCATGGCGGGGTTTTATGGGATAGGCTCATTCTAGACCCAAAACCCGGGCCGAGAGCGATTCATGAACTAAAAAATGCTGAAATATTCAACGAAGTTATTGCATTAGTCAAAGAAAACACTACTACGAACTACGGCGTTAAGCCAAATCTTGCAAGATCTGTAAAGCAATTAGGAGAAGTTTTTGCCCTCGATATCACAAAGGGAGTAAAAAAGCTTACATTTGGATTGGAGGAATTCATCAAAGAGAAAAAAATTGGAATCACGATTGGCGTTGATGCGGGTGGCGATGCTCTTGCGGTGGGATACGAATCTGGCGTTCGTAGTCCGCTTGCGGATGCTGTAAGCGTTGCTGTGCTTAACGAACTCAACGGCCTTGTTGCTGTAGTTGGGCTTGGCAGCGACGGGGAGTTGAAATTTGAGGAACTGATGCTCAACATTGCTGAAATTTACAAGAATGGTGGGTTTCTGGGCTGTTCTGCCATAACTGCAGAGGACTGCACACAAATGCTAACTCTTTGCAAGGAGGTGGTTACTGAAGCCAGTAAAATTCCGATTATGGCCTTTAGGGGAGATTTTGGTCTGAAGAAGATACGAAAAGGAAGGACTGTGTTGGTAACCCCGATTTCGGCTCTTATTTTTTACTTCAAAGCGCAGAATGTATTTGAAATAAACGAAACAGCAAAACTGATAAAGGATTGTGGAGATTTAGAAGATGCAAACAGAATTCTCAATAAAAATGGTATAATTACGGAGCTTGATTATGAAAGATCAGTCTCCGATTTCGAAATCGCTTAGGTCGATTATCTCTTCGTCAAGTTCAAATCCCAAATCTTTATCTTCCTCTTCTTCACTCTCGTCTTCAATGACTGTCTGTTCTTCTCTTAGCTTCATCAGCACATCTATAACGGCTTTTCGAAAATCTTCGAGGTTGGGATTGTATTTTTCTAATACTATTTTATCTTCTCCCATCTCGAGTGCTTTAATTCTCTTTAGAGTGGCTTTTGCAGTTTCTAATACCCAATAATCGCGAGTTTCGAAATCAGAAACATTTATGTTCTCGGGCCTAAGAAGAGGTAAACTTCGATCGTTTCTTTCAAGTAGTTTTGCCTTTGCAGTTACCGAAACTATTTCTGGCGGATTTATGTCTGCCAGCGAATCAAGAGCTTCGGGCTGGAACTTACTAACGAAGCCTAAGAAGGATCCCATTGGATCTGTAATACGAATTCGCCACATATCTGAATCGGGTTTCACCTCTTCCTTTTCGAGCAACACACCGACTATAAAAACTCTATTAC contains these protein-coding regions:
- the eif1A gene encoding translation initiation factor eIF-1A, with the translated sequence MGEEEVIRVKLPDKRKGEMFGIVTSMLGAGHIKVRCEDGVERLGRIPGKMRKKIWIKEGDVVIVVPWPFQKDRADIIWRYTNPQVEWLERRGYLKF
- a CDS encoding cytochrome c3 family protein, translated to MRFASLLLLMGMIVGVILFLGCSQPSIVPETVPEAKVDWNKNFYTSLHYTRQGKITFYSAEHGGAELITGKPIDDFGCIKCHANTKANGDPISTETYTPDCYDCHITPGDKVNDSRCLECHARQRTEIAVLNLSDVHRGMGCMDCHSKEDVMGDGNHYPTLLKRETRVECTDCHQYNGSAVHNLHGKVYCTSCHQTTVIACYNCHLDSAEKHQKRAFRPFAGFEILVNYNGKVYPANFMTAVYHNKTFVTIQPFYSHSISEKAKKCDECHGNEIIKNYLATGNIVMTRWNETNKSLSIIRGVVPLPEDWKSALKFDYITYIGDPSNPVKPEPWNWTYVKSESDVMQICCAEPLTKEQIEKLAKEYGKGKTS
- a CDS encoding DUF1152 domain-containing protein, translating into MELIRMLKEIKQKRAFVFGMGGGGDIVSTIPVANFLRLFEFDVIHGGVLWDRLILDPKPGPRAIHELKNAEIFNEVIALVKENTTTNYGVKPNLARSVKQLGEVFALDITKGVKKLTFGLEEFIKEKKIGITIGVDAGGDALAVGYESGVRSPLADAVSVAVLNELNGLVAVVGLGSDGELKFEELMLNIAEIYKNGGFLGCSAITAEDCTQMLTLCKEVVTEASKIPIMAFRGDFGLKKIRKGRTVLVTPISALIFYFKAQNVFEINETAKLIKDCGDLEDANRILNKNGIITELDYERSVSDFEIA